The following nucleotide sequence is from Mucilaginibacter sp. cycad4.
CTCCTGCAACTGGTCGGCAACCTGTTCAAGTACCTCGGCAGGGAGCAGGTTAAAAGGGGATACTTTACTTAAAAAATCAAGACGTTGAACCATATAACCAAAAAGCTATGATGATGATCAATATTAAAACGATGGCTGCGGGTAAAAGGTATTTTTTTTCGGAGCGGATCTTTTGCAGGTAAACTTCCTGGTGTGCTACGCTCTCTTCGGTAATGTCGCCGCGTTTCAGCATTTCAAAAAAGCATTCGGCAGTAGCCTCGGCATCTTCAAGGGCATTGTGCTGCCTGTCGAATGTTTTGTTAAACAGTACCTCGTACAACTGGTTTAGCCTTAAATACTTGGTCTGCGGATTTTGTACCCATTTGGTGGTAGCCAGCATAGTACAAAAGGTTTTTAAATTTTGAAGCGGGTTGACGATCCCTGTGCGGTAAAACTCAACGCCGGCCACATTCAGGTCAAGTTCAATAAAGTGGCCTATTACCAATGGTTCATATTCAAGCAGATCATTGGCCAGCATAGTCATTACATCCCTGCGCCATTCGCCGTGCTCAACCAAATACTCCTGTGTAAGGCCATGAACAGCATATGCTTTTGGACTGATGGTAAAGTCATTATCCTTAATATAATGATCTTCGCGCTTTATCTCTGTCATGTTGTTGGTGTAAACAATCCATGACACCTGCAGCGCATAAGGCCAGTTGTCGTTATCGCAATAGGGGAGGTCCCACTTTTTGGGCAGGCCGGAAGTTTCGGTATCTATGAATAAAAGGTAATCTTGCACATGCTAAATTTATGAATTTATTTGAATGATGGTAACAGGCAGCAAATTCCCCTGGGAGAAAAAAAGCGATTTAAATAAGAAACACCCGCTTTGGGCGAGTGTTTCTTAAATGATTTACATACAAAACTCCCTCTTTAAGGGGCTGGGGGCTCATGGCGCTGTCAAAGTCTTCCTCTCCACCGTATGCACGCTAAAATAGCCCAATGCGCCGCCTTTAATATTAGTTAATGGATTTGCCGGGGCGGCGTTATTGCCATCGCCGTTGGCGCTGTTACTGAGGCTGTAAAAGTATTTGTACACGGCCTGGTCAATACTCATCATTTCGATGGTTACCTCATTACCGGGGCGGATGTCCCTTGCAGGGTTGTCGTTACTGTTGTCAAACCGCAGGTTGTTGTTCACTTCCTGCCCGTTGGTAAATTCGTCGTCTTCCAGCATAATTGTTTCTTCTTTGCGGCCGTTTACATATTGTACAAAGCGGTAATAGTTTTTGGTAGCTATAGGGTCGTCATATCGAACGGTAACATATTTGCGCGGGGTGCCGTCCTTGTTATTTTCAAGCTCGTCTTTAACCAGGTAAATACTATCTAAAGGAACAGCGGGATGCATTAAGCAACTTGAAGTGAATGTTTTGCCATCAATATTCACACTAAGCTGATAGGTATGGCCGGAGGTGCCTGTTAAAGTACTGTTTTGGTAAATGCCGGTACTTGTAGCTGTAAGCGGGTAAACATTGTTATTGTCGTCGGCAATGGTAACGATAGCGCCGCTTATGCCATTGAAATCATTATTATCGGTGAAGTTTTTGGTTTTACTTAATAATACTTTGCAGCCGCCGGCCTGGTTGGTTAATACACCTTCAACCACATATTGCGGGGTGGTGTCTTTCAGTTTCAGGTCGATGGCTTTTTCGCAACTGCTTAATGCTGCTGCAAAAAGCATAATGGTTATATATTTTATAGTGTTTTTCATCGGCTTAAAATTTAAAGTTATAGGTAACCGAAGGTACAAAGGTGAACAGGGTAGTACGTACGGCTTCAGTACGGCTTGCATCGGTTTTATTATCGCGGAAAAATATGCGGTAAGCGTTAGGGTTGCCGTAAGCATTATAAAGACTGAAGGTTAAATCAGATTGAAACTTCGCCGTTTTTTTGAGTTGTCGGGTGGCCCCCAGGTCTAAGCGGTGGTAGGCCGGCATCCTGTCGGCATTGCGGTTGGTATAGTAGTAATAAGTTACGCCGTCAACCTGGTATTTGCCGCTCGGGAAGGTCACGGCATCGCCGGTATAATACACAAAATTGGCCGAGAATGTCCATTTTTCGCTTGCTTTATACATGGCTACAATGGCAATGTCATGGGTACGGTCCTGCCTGGCATTGTACCATTGGTTGTTATTGATGCCATCAATCATCCGTTCAGATTTTGACAGCGTATAGCTGATCCAGCCGCTAAGCCTGCCGGTTTTCTTCTTCAGTAAAAACTCGGCACCATAGGCGCGGCCTTTTCCGAAAAGCAATTGTGTTTCTATCGGCTGGTTGGTGAACACATTGGCGCCATTGCGGTAATCTATC
It contains:
- a CDS encoding 3'-5' exonuclease; this encodes MQDYLLFIDTETSGLPKKWDLPYCDNDNWPYALQVSWIVYTNNMTEIKREDHYIKDNDFTISPKAYAVHGLTQEYLVEHGEWRRDVMTMLANDLLEYEPLVIGHFIELDLNVAGVEFYRTGIVNPLQNLKTFCTMLATTKWVQNPQTKYLRLNQLYEVLFNKTFDRQHNALEDAEATAECFFEMLKRGDITEESVAHQEVYLQKIRSEKKYLLPAAIVLILIIIIAFWLYGSTS
- a CDS encoding DUF4249 domain-containing protein — protein: MKNTIKYITIMLFAAALSSCEKAIDLKLKDTTPQYVVEGVLTNQAGGCKVLLSKTKNFTDNNDFNGISGAIVTIADDNNNVYPLTATSTGIYQNSTLTGTSGHTYQLSVNIDGKTFTSSCLMHPAVPLDSIYLVKDELENNKDGTPRKYVTVRYDDPIATKNYYRFVQYVNGRKEETIMLEDDEFTNGQEVNNNLRFDNSNDNPARDIRPGNEVTIEMMSIDQAVYKYFYSLSNSANGDGNNAAPANPLTNIKGGALGYFSVHTVERKTLTAP